CCGACGGGCCGCCCGAGGGCGCGGACCTCTCCTACCCCACCCACGGGGAACCGTTCCCCGACGTGACGCTCCCGGATCCGATCGCCGGGACGACGGTCGACACCGCCGACATCGACGACGTCTTCGTCTGCACGGCGATCTACGCCTCCTGTCCGTCCGAGTGTCTGATGATGGTGAGCAGCCTCGCCGAGGTCCAGCGCGAGACGATCCGGGAGGGGATCGACGACGAGGTGACGTTCCTCGCGATCACCTTCGACCCCGAGCGGGACACGGCCGAGGTGCTCGAAGACCACGCGAGGCTCAACCGCGTCGATCTCGAGGCGGGCAACTGGCACTACCTCCGCCCCGAGGACGCCGCGGAGGCCAAGGCGGTCGTCGAGGAGCGCCTCGGGGTCGCGTTCCAGCGCGACGGCGGTGACGCCGGGGACGCGGCCGACGAGGGGGCCTACGACTTCACCCACCTGACGCTGACGTTCCTCGTCAACCCGGAGGGGTACGTCGAGCGCGCGTACACGGGCGATTTCACCCCGGTGCGGGGGCCGAGCGTCGAGGAAGTCTTCGAGGACGTCGTCGCGGTCCGGTCGGCGTTCGAATGAGCGTCGCGGCGGCCGTTCTCTCGACGTGCTCCGATCCGGGACTCGATCCGACGCGCGCCGAACCGGTCGCCACGTCGGTGTTTCTCCTGATCGGCCTCCTCGGCGGGGCGCACTGTCTGGGGATGTGCGGTCCCCTCGTGACGACGTACGCCGACCGCCTGCGGGCGGCCGAGGACCCGAGACGGGACCTCCTGACGGTGCGGGCGGTCCGCCAGCACGCGCTGTTCAACCTCGGGCGGGCCGCCAGCTACGCGTTGCTCGGCGGGCTGTTCGGCCTCGCCGGGTCGCTCGCGTTCGTCACGCCGCGGTCGGTCAGCGCCGTCGTCTCGGACGTCCACCTCGTCGCGGGGGTCCTCGTCGGCGCGCTCATCGTCGCGATGGGGCTCAACTACCTGCTCGGGCGCGGCGCGCTCGGCGGCGGCCTCGCGGCGCCGCTGCTCGGGCCGGCGCTCGGACGGCTCCAGCGACGGCTGCTCGCCCGGGTCGACGCGTGGGTCGGCGGCCCGCGGATCGTCGGCCTCGGCGCGGCCCACGGGCTGTTTCCGTGCCCGATCACGTATCCCGCGTACCTCTACGCGTTCGTGCTCGGGTCGCCCCTCGCCGGCGCCACCTCGCTGGCCGCCCTCGGCCTCGGGACGATTCCCGCGCTCTTCCTGTACGCGACGGCGTTCCAGTCGGTGAGCGTCGAGACGCGCGCCCGCCTCCACCGGCTCCTCGGGGCCGCGTTCGTCGTCCTCGGCTACGTCCCGCTCCAGCACGGCCTCGCGGTCGTCGGCGTCGACCTCCCGCCGCTGCCGCTCCCACACTACCAGCCGCTGTGAACCACCCGACGGGCGGCCGGCCCCGGGGCCGAGGTGTGGCCGCCGGACCGTTGCAGGTGCCCGCCCGGGATTCTTGTGACGGATCGTCGTACCGTCCCCGCCATGGCACCGGACGAGGTTCTCGTGATCGGATCGACCGGCACCCAGGGCGGGGCGGTCGCCCGCCACCTGCTCGACCGCGGGGTCGACGTGGACGCGCTCACGCGCGACACGGACGGTCCTGCCGCCCGCGACCTCGCCGAGCGCGGCGCCGAGGTCGTCGAGGGGAACATCGCCGAGAAAAATACGATCGAGCCGCTGATCGCGGACGCCGACGGCGTCTTCCTGATGACGAACTTCTGGGAACACGGCTACGACGACGAGGTCGATCAGGGGACGAACGTGGTCGACCTCGCCGACGAGGTCGGCGTCGACCACCTCGTCTTCTCGTCGGTCGGCGGCGCCGAGCGCGACACCGGCATCCCCCACTTCGACTCGAAGTTCGAGATCGAGGGGCTGATCGACGAGCGCGGCCTCCCCGCGACGGTCGTCCGGCCGGTCTTCTTCGCGCAGAACTTCGCGGGCTTTCGCGAGTCGATCGAGGACGGCACGCTGGCGATGGGGCTCGAACCGGGGACGCCGCTGCAGGTGCTCGACGTCGAGGACCTCGGGGCGTTCGTCGCCGAAGTCTTCGCCGACCCCGACCGGTACGTCGGCGAGGCGTTCGAACTCGCGAGCGACGAACTCACGCTGCGCGCGATGGCGGTGCGCTTTGCCGACGCGCTCGGGAGCGAGGTCCGCGCTCACCACCTGTCGATCGACGACGTTCGAGAGCACCAGGGCGAGGAGTACGCGGTGATGTTCGAGTGGTTCAACGAGGCCGGCTACGAGTCGCCGATCGACGAGTTGCAGGCCGACCACGACGTCGCGTTCAACCGGTTCGAGGAGTACCTCGAACGGGAGTGGTAGCGGCGGCCGCGGGCGACTCCCGGACTAACAGACCGGCTTCGGGTTCGCGCCCATCCCTTCGAGCGTCTCGACGTACTCGCCGTAGGCGGCCTCGATCGCACCCGTAGCAGCCTCCCGGGCGCGCTCCCAGTCCCCCTCGTCCTCGCAGACCGCGTCGAGCAGGTCGGTCGCGCGCTCGCGCTGGTCGTCGAGGTCGGCCTCGAACTCCCGGAAGAGCCCCGCAGTCTCCGGGTCGGCGTCGCCGACGAAGTAGCCGATCACCTGATCTTTCGAGCGCTCGCTGGCGAGGGTCCGCCCGACGAGCGCGCCGAGGCGCTCGACGGTGTCGTCGAGGTCCCGGAGGTACCCGTGCAGCGCCGGGAGGTCGGCCGCCGCCGGGTCGTGGTCGTCGACGCGCTCGGCGACGGTCTCGTAGTGGCCGCGCTCCTCCGTGGCGGTCGCCGCGAACGCCTCGCGGGCGCCGTCGTGGGTCTCGTCGTCGGCCCACGCCTCGAAGGTCTCCCGGGCGGCGTGCTCGGCGTCGGCGGTCGCCCGGAGGACGGGTCCGGCGTCGATCTCGCCCCCGGTGGCGGCGTACAGCGACTTGGACGACCCCAGTCGCGACAGGGCGGTGCGGTTCTCCTCGCGGACGGTCTCGACGAAACTCTCGGCGTCGGGATCGGTCATGGACGTTCGTTCGGGGAGGCCGGAAGTTAGGCCTATCGTCGTCGACAACGGCCAGTCCCGCGGTGGCGGGCGGCCCGCCGGACCCGGCCGGTCGAGCTAGCGGTCGCCGTCCCGTCGACTCTCCGCGTCGGGTCGGTCCGGGCTGACCAACCAGCCGAGAAACAGGACGATCGCACCGAGGAGGACGACCACCAGAAACAGTTCCGCGACGACTTGGAGCCCTCCGTAGCCGCCGTCGACGCTGATGAACCCCGCCGCGAGGACGACGATCGTCACCACGAGCAGTTGGTTCGTCGCCGTGCGACTCGAGAGCCACGAGTTCTCGTCGGCCATCGGTTCACCGCTCCGACGCGAACGCGGTAACGGTTCCGGTTCCCGTACACTGGGTTGGCCGGAGACGGTCGAGTCGGCACACGGGTCCCCTTCGGTCACCGCTCCGCTACGAGGACTCCTTCACTCCGTTCGGTCCCCCTCGCCTTTCTCCACGGGTCGGCTTCGCCTCCCCGTTCCGCTACGAGGCGTCGCTCTCCGCCTCGCCTTTCTCCACCGGCGCGTTGACGAGGTTCCCCCACTCGGTCCAGGACCCGTCGTAGTTGACGGCGTCCTCGTAGCCGAGCAGTTCGTGCAGGGCGAACCACGCGACCGAGGAGCGCTCGCCGATACGGCAGTAGGCGACGGTCGTCTCGTCGCCGTCGATGCCCTCGGCGGCGTAGAGTTCCTCGAGTTCCGCGCGGCTCTTGAAGGTGCCGTCGTCGTCGGTGACGGCGGCCCACGAGATGTTCTTCGCGCCGGGGATGTGGCCACCGCGCTGGGCGGTCTCCTGCAGGCCCGGCGGGGCGAGGATATCGCCGCGGTACTCCTCGGGCGAGCGGACGTCGACCAGCGGGACGCCGCGTTCGATGGCGTTCTCGACGTCCTCGCGGTAGGCGCGGACGCTCTCGCGCGGGCCGCCGGCCTCGTACTCGACTTCGGGGTACGCCGGCACTTCGTCGGTGGTCGGGTAGCCGTTCTCCACCCAGTACTCGCGGCCGCCGTCGAGCAGGCGGACGTCGTCGTGGCCGTAGTACGTGAACTGCCAGTAGGCGTAGGCGGCAAACCAGTTCGAGTTGTCGCCGTAGAGGACGACCGTCGAGTCGTCGTCGATCCCGTGGCTGCCCAGCAGGTCCTCGAAGGCCTCCTTGTCGAGGACGTCGCGGCGGGTCTGGTCCTGTAGCTGGGTCTCCCAGTTGAACCCGACCGCGCCGGGGGCGTGTTCCGCCTCGTAGGCCTCGGTGTCGACGTCGACCTCGATCAGCCGAAGGTCGGCGTCGTCGCTCCGGAACTCGTCGAGTCGCGCCTCGACCCAGTCGGCCGAGACGAGCACGTCGTTCGCGTAATCGTCGTCTTCCATGTGGCCCTCACTTGGGCGGAGCCCCGTTTAGCGGCTGGCCAACCGGCCAATTCGGTCGCCGCCGATCCATATCGGAAACGCTTGCCGCGACTCGTCCGGTCCGGCACCGCGAACGGCGCCGCCGCGGGCGCGGCGGGGCCGCTCGGCGGCGAAACGCGCCGCCGCGCCGCGACGCCGGCGCCGCCGGCCGGCAAACGTTGCCTCGGGCTCGGGACGGGAGAGAGACGTGCCGCCATCGACGCGCTGACGACCGTCGCGCCGAAGCGGGAGACCGATGGACGACTCCGTCGTCGTTTCGTTCGAGTGGCTCGCCGACCGCCTCGACGACCCGGAGGTGCGCGTCGTCGACGTACGCGACGGCTGGGAGTTCGAGGGGATCGGTCACCTGCCCGGCGCGGCGAACGTCCCGTTCGACCGGTTCCGGGACGACGGCGACGCCGACCGGGGGACGCTCCCCGGCGCGGACGCCTTCGCGGCCCTGCTCTCGGAGGCGGGGATCGAGCGCGGGGACACGCTCGTCGCCTACGATGACACCTTCGGCGTCTTCGCCGCGCGCTTTCTCGTCACCGCCCACGAGTACGGCCACCCCGACGTGCGACTGCTGGCGGGCGACTACAGCGCGTGGAGCCGCGAACGCGAGACGACCACGAACGCCCCCGCGTTCGAGTCGACGACGTACGAACCCGACCCGCTCGCGTCCGCGGAGAGCCCGCTGGTCGACCGCGCGGCGGTCGAGGACGCGATCGAGGAGGGCGCGTTGCCGGTCGACACTCGCGACCCCCGCGAGTTCGCGCAGGCCCATCTCCCCGGCGCGGTCCGCTTCGACTGGCGCGAGGTCGTCGACGAGGAGCGCCGCCGGCTGCGACCCCGCGAGGAGGTCCGCGACCTGCTCGCCGACAGCGGCATCGCGCCCGACCGCCGGATCGTCCTCTACTGCAACACGGCCCGGCGGATCAGCCACACCTTCGTCGTCCTGCGGTGGCTCGGCTTCGAGGACGTCGGCTTCTACGAGGGGAGCCTCGCCGAGTGGCTCGCGGCGGACGGCGCCGTCGAGACCGGCGGCGAGTAGGCCGTCAGCCGTTCGTCCCCCGCCAGTCCGGCGCCGTCGAGTACGACCGCGAGGAGAGGTCGTCGAACGCCTTCAGCACCACCTCGTTCAGCGCGGGGTGGACGTGGACCGCGTCGGCGACGGCGTCGACGGTGCCCGGCCCCGACTGGATCGTCACGGCGACCTCGTGGATCATCGTCGCCGCCTCCGGGCCGACGACGTGACAGCCGAGGATCTCGCCGCCGCCGGGTTCGGCGAGGACCTTCACGAAGCTCTCGTCCTCGCCGAGGATCAGGCCCTTCGGCGCCGCGTCGTAGGTGACGAGCGTCGACTCGTACTCGACGCCCGCCTCGGCGAGTTCGCCCTCGGTCTCCCCGACGCTTGCGACCTGCGGCGAGGTGAAGATGGCGTGGGGGACCCCCTCGTAGTCGACGGTCTCGCCGGCGTCGTCGAGGACGTTCGCGGCCACGACGCGGGACTCGTAGTCTGCGACGTGCTTGAACGGGTACGCCGCGAGGACGTCCCCGAGCGCCCACACCCCGTCGGCGGTCGTCGCGAGGCGTTCGTCGACCTCGACGTGGCCCCGGTCGTCGACCTCGACGCCGGCGTTCTCGGGGTCGAGCGTGTCGGTGTTCGGCCGCCGGCCGGCGGCGACGAGCAGCGCGTCGGCCGCCACCTCCGTCTCCTCGTCGTCGCCCGCCTCGACGGCCACGGCGACGCTCCCGTCGTCGCGTTCCCGCACGGCCCGGGCCTCGTGGCCCGCGTACACCTCGCAGTACCGGTCGATCGAGGCCGTCACGAGGTCGCTCACGTCGTCGTCCTCGCGGGGGACGAGGCGGTCGCTGCGGCCGACGATCGACACCTCGGTCCCCAGCGCGGCGAAGAAGTAGCCCAGTTCCGCGCCGATGTAGCCGCCGCCGACGATGGCGAGGCTATCGGGTCGCTCGTCGAGGTAGAGCGCGTCGTCGCTGGTGAGGTAGTCGACGTCGTCGAGGCCGTCGATCGGGGGCGCGACGGGCCGGGAGCC
The Salinilacihabitans rarus DNA segment above includes these coding regions:
- a CDS encoding NmrA/HSCARG family protein, which codes for MAPDEVLVIGSTGTQGGAVARHLLDRGVDVDALTRDTDGPAARDLAERGAEVVEGNIAEKNTIEPLIADADGVFLMTNFWEHGYDDEVDQGTNVVDLADEVGVDHLVFSSVGGAERDTGIPHFDSKFEIEGLIDERGLPATVVRPVFFAQNFAGFRESIEDGTLAMGLEPGTPLQVLDVEDLGAFVAEVFADPDRYVGEAFELASDELTLRAMAVRFADALGSEVRAHHLSIDDVREHQGEEYAVMFEWFNEAGYESPIDELQADHDVAFNRFEEYLEREW
- a CDS encoding dihydrolipoyl dehydrogenase; amino-acid sequence: MEEYDIVVLGGGSGSQVATAAADRGLEAAVLEPGPLGGACVTRGCVPSKALIHRADLVSEIRRADRFGIDADLRGVEYGAVTEAVHDTVYARADRQRESLERADGVTRYRTAGRFVDERTVELDDGGDRIRGEDVVIAVGSRPVAPPIDGLDDVDYLTSDDALYLDERPDSLAIVGGGYIGAELGYFFAALGTEVSIVGRSDRLVPREDDDVSDLVTASIDRYCEVYAGHEARAVRERDDGSVAVAVEAGDDEETEVAADALLVAAGRRPNTDTLDPENAGVEVDDRGHVEVDERLATTADGVWALGDVLAAYPFKHVADYESRVVAANVLDDAGETVDYEGVPHAIFTSPQVASVGETEGELAEAGVEYESTLVTYDAAPKGLILGEDESFVKVLAEPGGGEILGCHVVGPEAATMIHEVAVTIQSGPGTVDAVADAVHVHPALNEVVLKAFDDLSSRSYSTAPDWRGTNG
- a CDS encoding SCO family protein, which codes for MYRRTLLQGAAAGTLVAASGCLTEAFEDEGGPTALDPPADGPPEGADLSYPTHGEPFPDVTLPDPIAGTTVDTADIDDVFVCTAIYASCPSECLMMVSSLAEVQRETIREGIDDEVTFLAITFDPERDTAEVLEDHARLNRVDLEAGNWHYLRPEDAAEAKAVVEERLGVAFQRDGGDAGDAADEGAYDFTHLTLTFLVNPEGYVERAYTGDFTPVRGPSVEEVFEDVVAVRSAFE
- a CDS encoding sulfurtransferase, with the protein product MEDDDYANDVLVSADWVEARLDEFRSDDADLRLIEVDVDTEAYEAEHAPGAVGFNWETQLQDQTRRDVLDKEAFEDLLGSHGIDDDSTVVLYGDNSNWFAAYAYWQFTYYGHDDVRLLDGGREYWVENGYPTTDEVPAYPEVEYEAGGPRESVRAYREDVENAIERGVPLVDVRSPEEYRGDILAPPGLQETAQRGGHIPGAKNISWAAVTDDDGTFKSRAELEELYAAEGIDGDETTVAYCRIGERSSVAWFALHELLGYEDAVNYDGSWTEWGNLVNAPVEKGEAESDAS
- a CDS encoding sulfite exporter TauE/SafE family protein; translated protein: MSVAAAVLSTCSDPGLDPTRAEPVATSVFLLIGLLGGAHCLGMCGPLVTTYADRLRAAEDPRRDLLTVRAVRQHALFNLGRAASYALLGGLFGLAGSLAFVTPRSVSAVVSDVHLVAGVLVGALIVAMGLNYLLGRGALGGGLAAPLLGPALGRLQRRLLARVDAWVGGPRIVGLGAAHGLFPCPITYPAYLYAFVLGSPLAGATSLAALGLGTIPALFLYATAFQSVSVETRARLHRLLGAAFVVLGYVPLQHGLAVVGVDLPPLPLPHYQPL
- a CDS encoding rubrerythrin family protein, producing MTDPDAESFVETVREENRTALSRLGSSKSLYAATGGEIDAGPVLRATADAEHAARETFEAWADDETHDGAREAFAATATEERGHYETVAERVDDHDPAAADLPALHGYLRDLDDTVERLGALVGRTLASERSKDQVIGYFVGDADPETAGLFREFEADLDDQRERATDLLDAVCEDEGDWERAREAATGAIEAAYGEYVETLEGMGANPKPVC
- a CDS encoding sulfurtransferase, with the translated sequence MDDSVVVSFEWLADRLDDPEVRVVDVRDGWEFEGIGHLPGAANVPFDRFRDDGDADRGTLPGADAFAALLSEAGIERGDTLVAYDDTFGVFAARFLVTAHEYGHPDVRLLAGDYSAWSRERETTTNAPAFESTTYEPDPLASAESPLVDRAAVEDAIEEGALPVDTRDPREFAQAHLPGAVRFDWREVVDEERRRLRPREEVRDLLADSGIAPDRRIVLYCNTARRISHTFVVLRWLGFEDVGFYEGSLAEWLAADGAVETGGE